The genomic region TCTAAAATTGTCCAGTAGTTTTAATAATTCTGACACGGCCTTTGGGCTATCCGTAGCAGGGTTGATGCCAATTACCGCATCACCACAGCCATAAAGTAATCCGTCAATCGTACTCGCAGCAATCGCCTTTGGATCATCAATAGGATTATTGGGTTGCAATCGAACCGAAAACCGATCTTTTAAGCCGAGTGTATTCCTGAATTTTGTTATCACTTCACATTTTTGGGCCACTTTTATAAGGTCCTGATTACGCATTAATTTAGAAACGGCTGCGACCATTTCCGGGGCTAATCCAGGGGAAATATCTTTTAAAATTGTAGGAGTGGCCTCATAACTTAGCAACCAATCCCTAAACTCTCCAACACTAAATGCAGAAATGGGATAGAAAGCTTCAGCGTTATGATCGTTCATAATTAAGCGGGTAACTTCATCTTCAGCATAAGGAATAATAGGATTTTCCAGAAATACCTTTAGCGGTAGATCACTTAAAACATATTGCGCGGCAACCCGTTCTTTATTGTCCTTTGCAGCAATCCCGGCCAGGACATCACCAGATCGTTCAGGACTGGCTTTGGCCAATAAAGTTTTTAAATCTTTAAAATTGTAAGTGATGTTATTGATACTGAACTTATATTCCATAAACTAAATTTAACTTGATAATAGAGCATAATTCTCATGTCACATACAGCCCCATGATTAGCCGGATGGGATCGGGACCCAAAAAAATGGCAAACATTTTCTCCAAAACCCCTAAGAACAAGCTTTTAGGTTTATCTGAAATTTAGTAAAAACCTGAATAGAAGTTAGCTTAGCGAATATTAATTTATATAAAAAACTAGTATTTTGATATTTATGAATTTAAGTGGGGATCTTATTGTCAAATTATAAATCTTAAGTCCTATTTTTTGCTGTTCACGTTTCTTATCCGGTTTCTTATTTTTTAAAGTTAATTTAATTGGTTATATTACAGGAAATCAATTGTTTAATGATTCAACTTTTACATAAATTTTCTTTATATTTTATTTTTAAAAAGTTTTTCGTACTACTTTTTCTTTTTAGTTGTTTTGTAAGCTGTTCTGAAAAAAAGAATCTGAACGATGGAGCTGAAATTACTCCAAAACTGTACTCTAAAGATCTTTCAGCTATTAAAGAAGATGGTAAGCTAACGGTCATTACCATTTATAATTCTACCAGTTATTTTTTATATCGAGGGAAACCTATGGGCTTTGAATACGAATTGGTAAAAAAACTCGCTGATCATTTAGAACTTGAATTAGATATCAAAGTTGCTAAAGATATGGATCATTTGTTCGATATGTTAAATGCGGGTGTGGGCGATTTAATAGCCTTTGGACTCTCTGTTACCGAAGACCGTAAAAAGATAGTCAATTTTACCGAATATCACTATTTAACACATCAGGTATTGGTGCAACGCCGGCCTGAAAATTGGCGTAGATTACCCATGTACAAGATCAAAAAGCATACAATTAACGATCCTATTGAAATGATCGGGAAAACGGTGCACGTACGTAAAAATTCTTCCTATTACGAACGCTTAGAGAACCTGGAAAATGAGATTGGTGGGCAAATTGATATTCAACTGGTTTCGGGAAATAAAACCACCGAGGATATTATAAAAATGGTTGTGGATGGTGAAATAGATTATACCGTTTCAGATTATAATATTGCCGCCATTAATCAAACTTACAATCCAATTTTAGATATCGATACAGAGATTAGCTTCTCGCAACGTATCGCTTGGTCGGTTCGTAAAAACTCACCTGAATTGTTGGCTGAGATTAATTCCTGGCTAAGAAATATTAAAAAGAAAGATTTTTATTACGTCGTGTACAACAAGTATTTTAAGAACAAAAAATCGTACCGTCGACGTATAAAAAGTGAATTTTATAGTAAAAATCAGGGAAAAATCAGTCAGTATGATGCTATTGTAAAAAATAATGTCGAGCGTTTAGGATGGGATTGGCGACTACTGAGTTCACAAATCTTCCAGGAATCACGCTTTCAGCCAAATGAAAATTCCTGGGCTGGCGCTGGTGGTTTAATGCAATTAATGCCGGCAACGGCAGAAGAATTAGGGGTGAAAAATATTACCAATCCTTCAGAAAATATTCGTGGTGGTACACAATATTTAAAGAAATTAATTCAAAATTTTACCAAAGTCGAAGATAGCATTCAGAAGATAAAATTCACTTTAGCTGCATATAATTGTGGTTTGGGACATGTTCGCGACGCGCAACGCTTAACCAAGGCTTCTGGCGAGGATCCGTACGTATGGGACGATAACGTAGAAGATTATTTACTGAAATTGAGTTCCAGAGAATTTTTTAGCCGGCCTGAAGTAAAATATGGATTTGTAAGAGGTAGGGAACCTTATTTATATGTAAAGGAAATTTTCCTTCGGTATGAGCATTATAAAACACTTATTCCTTTTAAAACACCCGATTCCACTTCTCAGTTGGTTTCAAATTAAATAGATTTTAAGTAATTTTTTATTTCGAATAATCTTTATTTGAATATATTTGTATCGTAAACGATTTAATCGTAAAAGATAAAATATTTTAATTATGAAAACACAATATCAAACAACAGTTTCAGCCACAGGAGGAAGAAACGGACATGTGAAAAGCGAAGATGGACTTATAGATTTTGACATTTTAATGCCCAAAGAATTAGGGGGAAAAGGCGGAACTACAAATCCAGAACAATTATTTGCAGCAGGTTATGCAGCTTGTTTCGATAGCGCTTTAAATATGGTTATCGGTAAAGCTAAGGTGAAGCCAGAAAAAGAAACTACTGTAACTGCAATAGTAGGGATTGGCCCAAATAATGAAGGTGGCTTTCAATTAGCGGTAAAACTTAGCATAGAAATTCCTGGAGTAGAGAAGGAGAAAGCACAAGAATTGGTAGAAAAGGCACACCAGGTTTGTCCTTATTCTAACGCTACCCGCGGAAATATAGAAGTTGAATTAGAAGTTATTTAATTCCACATAGCGGAATAATTGCCTGGTTACAGCCTGGGACAGTTGATTTCGATGTTAAAAATTACTGAATTCTCTTTTTGCTTATTGCAAAAAGGGAATTTTTATTACTTTCAATAATGTAAAAGGCTGTGAACATTTAAAAATTGCGGAAGGATGAATGAGAAATATGAAAATTTAAAACTTGATAACCAACTTTGTTTTCCATTGTATACAGCTTCAAGATTGGTCATTCAGAGGTATCAACCAATGTTGAAGGATTTAGACCTTACCTATCCGCAATATCTGGTATTAATGGTACTTTGGGAAAAAGATGAGGTGAATTTAAGTGTGATAGCAGAAAAACTTCAGTTACAATCCAATACCTTAACGCCACTTTTAAAACGACTTCAGCAACGTGGATTTTTAGACCGTAAACGCTCTGAATCTGATGAAAGAAATATCGTAATTACGCTAACTGATCAAGGGAAAAAGCTAAAAGACCAGGCCTGTAATGTGCCAAAGCTATTGTCTGAGCAACTTCCATTGGCAGCAGAAGAAGCCAAAGAATTGTATCGAATATTATACAAAATGATTGATAAAATGAACAAAAAATAGTTTCAGTATACTTTTACCGAACGTGTTCTTCTGCAGAAAACCTATTCTTTTTTATCGGTTTTACTCATTTCAGTGATGCCTTTTTTTGAGCCTCTATGTTCATAGTTTTAGTAGTTGAAAAAAAGTCTGGACTTTAAATATGTTAATCATGATTACTAGAATTAACTAGAATCTAACAGCATTTTTTAACAATAGAGCTTACCTTTATTCAGTAAAAAAGAATAGAATGAGCAAGTTGGGGGTTTGTTCCTGGATATTAGGAATATCAGATATCAATGCGTTGATGGAAAAAGTCAAAATGCTGGGACTGGATGGGGTACAGCTTAATGGTGACTGGAGTGACTATAATGCGAAGGAAGTAATTGAAGCCGCAGATCTTTTTGATCTGGAGATTTTTGCTATAGATCCTTTTGACTCGGTCCCTCCAGCCCAAGGACAGGCGAATGCTGAAACTGCTATAGCTTTTTACAAAAACATTATTGATTTTGCAGTGCAGGTGAAAGCTTCCTGGGTAAACCTTCAGGGCCTAGCTAAGTGGACTGTTAACTGTAAAGATCCTAAGGAGTCTTGGGAAATGCTGGTGCATTGTTGTAAAACTCTGGATGCCTATGCACAACTAAAAAAAGTAAAAATAGCTTACGAATGTGTTAACCGATACGAATCGCCAATGATCCATACAGCACAAAAGGCTATGGAATTAATAAAAGCGGTGGGGCATCGCAATTTTGGGTTAATCTTGAATAGTTTTCATATGCATATTGAAGAACCAGATCCTTTAGAAGCGTTAAGAAAATCTGAGAAGCTATTATTTAGCTATCAAATTTCTGATTCCAATAGATCGGGAATCGGAAGAGGACAGGTAGATTTTGTTAAACATCATGGCGTATTAGAAGAAATAGGTTTTGACGGTCCCATAATTATTGAAGTGGTTTTACCCGAATTAGTGCCTGGCAATACGCCAAAAACAGCATTGGAAAGAGAACGCTTAGATGAAGAAATTAGGCGAAGTATAAGAGTATGGGAAAATTTAAAAGAAAAGCCCCATATTTAAAAATTTAAATTTTGAAATAAAAAAACCGAATCTTAATAATCGATTCGGTTTTCTTTTCTATCCCATTTCTCAAAAACAGGTAATCCTTCCTCCCGCAGAATATTTACAAAAGGTACTTTTCTATTTTCGATGTCCTTATCCAGTTCTTCATAGATAAACTGATCATCAAAACCAATTTTAGCGGCATCACTATGGTTTAAGGCATAAAATACTTTTTTAGGCCTCGCCCAATAGATCGCGCCTAAACACATGGGGCAAGGTTCACAACTAGTATAAAGCACGCAATTTTCTAATTGAAATGTATTTAAATTTTCACATGCTCTCCTTATCGCAGTTATTTCAGCATGGGCGGTAGGATCATTACTGGATGTTACGATATTCCATCCTTCAGCGATAATTTCACCATCTTTAACCACAACTGCACCAAAAGGTCCACCAGCTCCTGTATTCATTCCTTCTTCTGCCAGGGCTATAGCCCTACGCATAAATTTTTTATCGTCCTCTGTCATACTTAGCAATTTTTCCTCAAAATCAAATCTAAATAAAAAAGGAGAGTAAAAGCTTTCTAATATTAGATCTTATGATTTTTATAACTTAAAGGCATCTTTTTTTATTAGAAATGTTTTACACCGTAAAAAAAGAATATAATTTCTAGATTTCGCTGCTTATTGGTATTCCTCAAAAATTATAAATATGTTTTCTAGTTCATACCTCAAATTAATAGGATCTTAATAAGTCTTGGTTTTTAGTTATTGTATTGCAAAGTGTTTTTACAGATGGATTCTTGACGCAATAATTAAAGTTTCTATTACATGAAATTCCTGGCAATAGCCCCAAAGCCGTCTGGTAAATCGATTGCTTTATTAAAAGGAATTATCTGTGATAACTGCTCTTTTTGATCGAGGACCAAAAAATATTCAGTGATCAACTGTGCTAAAAGTATTCGGTGCGATTTGCTAAGATGTGCCGTATTAATTAAAATATAATCGTTTTTTACCTTTAAAGCTTTACTACCAATAGGATTCCAAAGTCCTTTTATAGTGACTTTTTTATTTATGGATCGAAGTTCTTTTAAGAAATTAGAAGCTGTTTCTTCATCATACTTGAGTTGAAGATATTTTTCTATTTCGATGTAATAAAAACTACTTAATAATATTTCATTGGCACGTTTAACAACTCGGGAAAGTTTTCGGTTTCCACCATTGTAAATTAATTTCATTTTTGATTTTTTAGAATTTATGTTTGGTTTAGGTCTAATAATTATTTAAAAAATGAAATAAAATATATAGTATGTTAAGTAATCTTAGGGCTCTAAATTAGGGCTAAAGTTAGGTTATATTTGTCTGTAATTCAATTAAATATTCATTTGTAAATTATTATTGTGATTTATTGAATTTTTACCCTTCAAATTTTTAGTTTAAAAATTAAAAGCCTTGTAATAATTTATTTTTTTGATAAAAACTATGTTCTTATTTGATTCGAAGAATCAAAAAATACCTTATTTTTGCTCTCCGAACCTTCATTTCAACCCAGTATATGAGTCAAAAAGTGCTACTTACCGCTAAAGAAGTACAAATTATTTTGCAACGACTGGCTTGCCAGCTTGTAGAAAATCATTCTGACTTTTCTAATACTGTTCTTATCGGGATACAACCCAGGGGTATATTTTTACTAAATAGACTTCAGGAAATTTTGGAACAGGAATATCAGCTTAAGGATCTTAAAACGGGCCAATTGGATATTACATTCTACAGGGATGATTTCCGCAGAAGCGATAAGCCGTTAGAAGCCAATAAAACAAAAATCGATTTTGTAGTAGAAGATAAGCGTGTGGTTTTTATCGATGATGTTTTATATACCGGTAGAAGCATAAGGGCAGCCCTTACTGCGATTCAATCTTTTGGAAGGCCCAAAGAAATTGAATTGTTAAGTTTTATTGATCGTCGTTTTAGTAGACATTTACCTATTCAGCCAGATTATAATGGTAGACAGGTAGATGCTATAAACGAGGAAAAAGTAAAAGTAAACTGGAAGGAAAATGAAGGCGAAGATATTGTTTACCTTATTTCAAAATAACTAGCGTAATGAACGAATTAAGTGTTAACCACTTACTTGGGATTAAGTACCTGCAAAAATCGGATATTGACTTAATTTTTAATACTGCCGATCATTTTAAAGAAGTTATTAACCGGCCTATTAAAAAAGTCCCATCGTTACGAGATATAACCATAGCCAACTTATTTTTTGAAAATAGTACCAGAACCCGCCTTTCTTTTGAGCTTGCCGAAAAACGTTTAAGTGCTGATACGATTAATTTTTCAGCTGCTTCTTCCTCGGTTAAAAAAGGAGAAACGCTTATTGATACCGTAAATAATATCTTATCGATGAAAGTCGATATGGTGGTTATGAGACATCCTAATCCTGGAGCAGGAATTTTTCTTTCTAAACACGTAAAAGCTAGCATTGTAAACGCAGGGGATGGAGCACATGAGCACCCCACACAAGCCTTGCTGGATTCGTATTCTATACGTGAACGTTTAGGAGAGGTTGCCGGAAAGAATGTGGTGATTGTAGGAGATATTTTGCATAGTCGAGTAGCCCTTTCTAATATTTTTGCCTTAAAATTACTGGGAGCAAACGTAAAAGTTTGCGGACCTAAAACGCTAATTCCAAAATATATTGATTCTTTGGGAGTAGAGGTGGAAACCAATCTTATAAAAGCATTAGAATGGTGCGATGTTGCCAACATGCTGAGGGTTCAAAATGAAAGGATGGATATTAGTTATTTCCCTTCTACCAGAGAATACACGCAACAATTTGGTTTAAATAAGAAAATACTGAATAGTCTAAACAAAGAAATCATTGTAATGCACCCGGGACCGATTAATCGCGGCGTAGAAATTACCAGTGATGTTGCAGACAGTGATCAGGCAATTATTTTGGATCAGGTACAGAATGGTGTTGCGGTAAGGATGGCGGTTATATATTTATTGGCTTCTAAAATCAAGCAATAGATTTTATTTTTTAAATTAGTATTTTATATGACAAAAAGAGGCTAATGAAAATTGAAAAGAAAGAAAGTTATCTTTTAATTACCGATGATAAGGATTCTATAACCGATTTTACTTCACGATTAACAACGAATCATCATGAGTTTGAAAATGAAAACCTTGTAATCGATATTCTTGAATATGGTGAAATGGAGTTAGTAGAGTTATTAGGATTTTTAGAACTTTCTACCATACATCGTGCTAACAAAAAATCTTTTGTAATCGTTAATGACGCTATTAACATAGATAAAATCCCAGAAGAATTATTTGTAGTGCCTACCTTAAGAGAAGCCGAAGATGTGATCCAGATGGAAGAGCTGGAGCGAGAGCTTGGCTTTTAAATCTGTCTTTCTAAAACATTGCCGTTTTTCTTTAAAATCCGATTTTAATGAAGCTTGATATTTTAGGCTGTTATGCAGCTACTCCACGTTCTTTGACCAATCCCACCTC from Zunongwangia profunda SM-A87 harbors:
- a CDS encoding MltF family protein translates to MIQLLHKFSLYFIFKKFFVLLFLFSCFVSCSEKKNLNDGAEITPKLYSKDLSAIKEDGKLTVITIYNSTSYFLYRGKPMGFEYELVKKLADHLELELDIKVAKDMDHLFDMLNAGVGDLIAFGLSVTEDRKKIVNFTEYHYLTHQVLVQRRPENWRRLPMYKIKKHTINDPIEMIGKTVHVRKNSSYYERLENLENEIGGQIDIQLVSGNKTTEDIIKMVVDGEIDYTVSDYNIAAINQTYNPILDIDTEISFSQRIAWSVRKNSPELLAEINSWLRNIKKKDFYYVVYNKYFKNKKSYRRRIKSEFYSKNQGKISQYDAIVKNNVERLGWDWRLLSSQIFQESRFQPNENSWAGAGGLMQLMPATAEELGVKNITNPSENIRGGTQYLKKLIQNFTKVEDSIQKIKFTLAAYNCGLGHVRDAQRLTKASGEDPYVWDDNVEDYLLKLSSREFFSRPEVKYGFVRGREPYLYVKEIFLRYEHYKTLIPFKTPDSTSQLVSN
- a CDS encoding organic hydroperoxide resistance protein produces the protein MKTQYQTTVSATGGRNGHVKSEDGLIDFDILMPKELGGKGGTTNPEQLFAAGYAACFDSALNMVIGKAKVKPEKETTVTAIVGIGPNNEGGFQLAVKLSIEIPGVEKEKAQELVEKAHQVCPYSNATRGNIEVELEVI
- a CDS encoding MarR family winged helix-turn-helix transcriptional regulator, whose translation is MNEKYENLKLDNQLCFPLYTASRLVIQRYQPMLKDLDLTYPQYLVLMVLWEKDEVNLSVIAEKLQLQSNTLTPLLKRLQQRGFLDRKRSESDERNIVITLTDQGKKLKDQACNVPKLLSEQLPLAAEEAKELYRILYKMIDKMNKK
- a CDS encoding sugar phosphate isomerase/epimerase family protein; translated protein: MSKLGVCSWILGISDINALMEKVKMLGLDGVQLNGDWSDYNAKEVIEAADLFDLEIFAIDPFDSVPPAQGQANAETAIAFYKNIIDFAVQVKASWVNLQGLAKWTVNCKDPKESWEMLVHCCKTLDAYAQLKKVKIAYECVNRYESPMIHTAQKAMELIKAVGHRNFGLILNSFHMHIEEPDPLEALRKSEKLLFSYQISDSNRSGIGRGQVDFVKHHGVLEEIGFDGPIIIEVVLPELVPGNTPKTALERERLDEEIRRSIRVWENLKEKPHI
- a CDS encoding nucleoside deaminase, which gives rise to MTEDDKKFMRRAIALAEEGMNTGAGGPFGAVVVKDGEIIAEGWNIVTSSNDPTAHAEITAIRRACENLNTFQLENCVLYTSCEPCPMCLGAIYWARPKKVFYALNHSDAAKIGFDDQFIYEELDKDIENRKVPFVNILREEGLPVFEKWDRKENRIDY
- the pyrR gene encoding bifunctional pyr operon transcriptional regulator/uracil phosphoribosyltransferase PyrR, which encodes MSQKVLLTAKEVQIILQRLACQLVENHSDFSNTVLIGIQPRGIFLLNRLQEILEQEYQLKDLKTGQLDITFYRDDFRRSDKPLEANKTKIDFVVEDKRVVFIDDVLYTGRSIRAALTAIQSFGRPKEIELLSFIDRRFSRHLPIQPDYNGRQVDAINEEKVKVNWKENEGEDIVYLISK
- a CDS encoding aspartate carbamoyltransferase catalytic subunit, which translates into the protein MNELSVNHLLGIKYLQKSDIDLIFNTADHFKEVINRPIKKVPSLRDITIANLFFENSTRTRLSFELAEKRLSADTINFSAASSSVKKGETLIDTVNNILSMKVDMVVMRHPNPGAGIFLSKHVKASIVNAGDGAHEHPTQALLDSYSIRERLGEVAGKNVVIVGDILHSRVALSNIFALKLLGANVKVCGPKTLIPKYIDSLGVEVETNLIKALEWCDVANMLRVQNERMDISYFPSTREYTQQFGLNKKILNSLNKEIIVMHPGPINRGVEITSDVADSDQAIILDQVQNGVAVRMAVIYLLASKIKQ